From the genome of Argentina anserina chromosome 4, drPotAnse1.1, whole genome shotgun sequence, one region includes:
- the LOC126792098 gene encoding uncharacterized protein LOC126792098, which produces MDKDKSWIHLPKESIEYQQGVLDFLQFVHEHGDGKKQHRCPCLKCLNTKWKTIKKMYDHLSNNGIMRSYTTWSKHGEVADHEPTYDRTSGGSFEPDHLNPAINILHDSFPTFAPTHEEDAIYDTTTDTVHVLPYTNTHDYDKYTRLLARVQIPLYDGSPQTVLGTILSQMQLKVKNRWSNEAFDNMLKNVKNMLPQPNNLPDSYYKVHKILGDLGLGYDKIHACKNDCVLFYKTRAELDECPICFESRWKEGTVKENSVPVKVLRHFPLIPRLKRLYMSRHTSSEMRWHGERRVDDDTLRHPADGEAWKTFDRSFPDFAADVRNVRLGLATDGFNPFGSMSLAHSTWPVILVSYNLPPWMCMKKEFSMMSLLIPGPKSPGKCLDVYMEPLIDELLKLWENGVLTFDRHSGSSFIMRAAVMWTISDFPGYGMLSSQAVHGYKACPVCLNEVHSDWHAGKVCYLGHRRWLPIDHSWRQDAEGFDGTVEFRTKPRVWSGDEILEMLNSFDFGVLSGDPAITGTTRPDDMMCFTHKSRFYDLPYWSKSVLRHALDVMHIEGNVANIIMGTTLSLKYGNKDTVKAREDLKKLRIREHLWPIKKGSVTKLPLAPYTVHPTLKRHVFIWFKGVKYPHGYAGNISRCIRERENKFCGLKTHDCHVLLQRLLPVIIRPYLHPDVVEPIIALCRFFQKLCAKELKKSEVLILKEDIVYILCKLERVFPPAFFVIMIHLMVHLPEQILLSGPVHCTWMYPQERQLGQYKRLCKSKSNPEGSIAESYIADECVIYCNLYLQNNDGAESSTMASTRQHFNLSVVSGEVRHFGTLPNFERLSDPELAEAHWCVLQHCKEAQYFLDEHLKLIKANPRDRRPNVTHKRKFPDYFLTWMRSLRQQNSEWCTPELYHLACKPKHHSVHAGCFVNDVKFVTLQRDINHKTQNYGVMVHGDNFPYYGVLLAVVELMYGNMSVVLFKCKWFNTNPNVPRSTKMDYGMLSVNTETSWYDTEPFILATMAKQVFYLDDPKAGPPWKVVNFMSHRNIWSETTLSGGEELDDEEDNDEVHEPYQEPSPSQICGLDDIRINNHLHFVQGDQFITIPNESTSQNRQGDHGAIDEGNYASEDDIFNESESLSLGCCSFFHIFFVVQEALSRATRLEEEGRETKERLTRAEQEAREAKEDAQKAKEKNLEAMERIKRLEEMWTASNPSQPITNSLSGGGS; this is translated from the exons ATGGACAAAGACAAGAGTTGGATACATTTACCAAAGGAGAGCATTGAGTACCAACAAGGAGTCCTTGATTTTCTACAGTTTGTACATGAACATGGTGATGGAAAGAAACAACATAGGTGTCCGTGCTTAAAATGTCTCAATACCAAGTGGAagactataaaaaaaatgtatgaCCACCTAAGTAACAATGGTATAATGCGTAGTTATACAACATGGAGTAAGCACGGCGAAGTAGCTGATCATGAACCTACTTATGACAGAACATCTGGTGGTAGTTTCGAGCCTGATCATTTGAACCCAGCTATAAACATTCTACATGACAGTTTTCCTACATTTGCTCCAACGCATGAGGAAGATGCAATTTATGATACAACTACTGACACAGTTCATGTGCTTCCGTACACCAACACTCATGATTATGATAAGTATACTAGACTGCTTGCACGAGTTCAGATTCCACTATATGATGGTAGTCCTCAGACTGTTTTGGGGACCATTTTGTCACAAATGCAGCTTAAAGTGAAGAACAGGTGGTCAAATGAGGCTTTTGACAATATGTTGAAGAATGTTAAGAATATGCTTCCTCAACCAAACAATCTCCCTGATAGTTATTACAAGGTGCACAAGATTTTGGGTGACCTTGGCCTGGGCTATGATAAAATCCATGCGTGCAAGAATGATTGTGTTCTGTTTTACAAAACGAGAGCAGAGCTTGATGAATGTCCAATATGCTTCGAGTCGAGGTGGAAGGAAGGTACAGTTAAGGAAAACAGTGTTCCAGTAAAGGTGCTTCGTCATTTCCCTTTGATTCCGAGGCTAAAGCGTTTGTATATGTCTAGACACACTTCAAGTGAAATGAGATGGCATGGGGAAAGAAGGGTAGATGATGATACTTTGAGACACCCTGCAGATGGCGAGGCTTGGAAAACCTTTGATAGATCATTCCCTGATTTTGCAGCAGATGTTCGAAATGTAAGACTCGGGCTTGCAACAGACGGATTCAATCCCTTTGGAAGTATGAGTTTGGCTCATAGTACATGGCCTGTTATTCTTGTGTCGTACAACCTGCCTCCTTGGATGTGTATGAAGAAGGAATTTAGTATGATGTCTTTGTTAATTCCTGGTCCTAAGTCTCCTGGAAAGTGTTTAGATGTGTATATGGAACCATTGATCGATGAGTTGTTAAAATTATGGGAAAATGGAGTCCTTACTTTTGACAGGCACAGTGGAAGTTCATTCATTATGAGAGCAGCAGTTATGTGGACTATAAGTGATTTTCCTGGTTATGGGATGTTGTCGTCTCAAGCTGTGCATGGGTACAAAGCATGTCCGGTCTGCTTGAATGAAGTTCATTCTGATTGGCATGCTGGGAAGGTGTGTTACTTGGGTCACCGAAGATGGCTTCCAATTGACCACTCGTGGCGGCAGGATGCAGAAGGATTTGATGGCACAGTCGAGTTTCGTACTAAACCCCGAGTGTGGTCTGGTGATGAAATTTTGGAGATGCTGAACTCATTTGATTTTGGAGTGTTGAGTGGTGATCCTGCTATAACGGGAACAACTCGCCCAGATGATATGATGTGTTTTACACACAAAAGTAGATTCTATGATTTACCTTATTGGTCGAAATCAGTATTGAGACACGCCCTAGATGTCATGCACATAGAGGGGAATGTAGCTAATATCATTATGGGAACAACTCTTAGTCTTAAATACGGTAATAAGGATACTGTGAAAGCGCGCGAGGATCTAAAGAAGCTACGAATACGAGAACATTTGTGGCCAATAAAGAAGGGGTCAGTGACGAAATTACCTCTTGCTCCTTACACTGTGCATCCAACTTTGAAGAGACATGTATTCATCTGGTTTAAAGGAGTAAAGTATCCTCATGGGTATGCAGGTAATATATCTCGGTGCATTAGAGAGCGAGAAAATAAGTTTTGCGGATTGAAGACTCATGACTGTCATGTTTTGTTGCAACGACTTCTTCCAGTTATAATTCGACCCTATTTGCATCCAGATGTGGTGGAACCTATAATAGCACTCTGTCGGTTCTTTCAAAAGCTATGCGCTAAAGAGCTCAAGAAGTCAGAAGTTCTTATATTGAAAGAAGACATTGTGTACATCTTGTGCAAATTGGAGCGGGTTTTTCCGCCCGCTTTCTTTGTCATTATGATCCACCTGATGGTCCATCTTCCTGAACAAATCTTGCTTTCTGGTCCAGTACACTGCACCTGGATGTACCCCCAAGAAAG ACAACTGGGGCAGTACAAAAGATTATGTAAAAGCAAGAGTAACCCAGAAGGATCAATAGCGGAGTCATACATTGCAGATGAATGTGTGATCTATTGCAACTTATATCTCCAAAATAATGATGGGGCGGAATCTTCAACCATGGCTAGTACCAGACAACACTTCAATCTTTCAGTTGTTTCAGGAGAGGTACGACACTTTGGTACTTTACCAAATTTTGAGAGATTAAGTGATCCTGAGCTAGCTGAAGCTCATTGGTGTGTACTACAACACTGCAAAGAAGCTCAGTATTTCCTTGATGAGCATTTGAAGCTCATTAAAGCCAATCCAAGAGATCGGAGGCCTAACGTGACACATAAAAGAAAGTTTCCTGATTACTTTCTAACATGG ATGAGAAGCCTAAGACAACAGAATAGTGAATGGTGCACACCCGAATTGTACCATTTGGCATGCAAGCCAAAACACCACAGTGTACATGCGGGATGTTTTGTCAACGACGTGAAGTTTGTAACACTTCAACGAGATATAAACCACAAAACCCAAAACTATGGGGTCATGGTACATGGGGACAACTTTCCCTACTACGGAGTGCTACTTGCCGTTGTCGAGTTAATGTATGGAAATATGAGCGTTGTACTGTTCAAGTGTAAATGGTTCAATACTAATCCGAATGTGCCAAGGAGTACGAAGATGGATTATGGTATGTTATCAGTGAATACAGAGACAAGCTGGTACGACACTGAGCCGTTTATTCTCGCCACCATGGCAAAACAAGTGTTCTATCTTGATGATCCTAAAGCTGGCCCTCCTTGGAAAGTAGTTAACTTTATGTCACATAGGAATATATGGAGTGAGACCACACTTTCTGGCGGTGAAGAActtgatgatgaagaggaCAACGATGAAGTTCATGAACCATATCAAGAGCCTTCCCCATCTCAAATATGTGGTTTAGATGATATTCGCATCAACAACCACTTACACTTCGTGCAAGGAGATCAATTCATCACAATCCCAAACGAATCTACATCTCAAAATAGGCAGGGAGACCATGGTGCCATTGATGAAGGAAATTATGCTTCAGAAGACGACATCTTTAATGAATC